A genomic segment from Synchiropus splendidus isolate RoL2022-P1 chromosome 18, RoL_Sspl_1.0, whole genome shotgun sequence encodes:
- the si:ch211-180f4.1 gene encoding leucine-rich repeat neuronal protein 1: protein MGPAVLLTLLLSQMVSAVSVDVGGASQGGAAQCPLQCVCETRPWYTPQSIYHQARTVDCNELHLQRVPANLSDDTQVLLLQSNNISSITTELQSLVNLTELDLSQNHLKRVGSMGLQSLGRLVTLYLEENLIQELEDFSLRNLSSLEELYVNHNQISSIGAEAFSGLSSLLRLHLNANRLVAIDSRWFESLPSLEILMIGENPILGLEEKNFLPLSRLHSLVLAGMGLASVPGAAFQGLDYLESLSFFDNHLRSVPRDALSVLPNLKFLDLNKNPISKIQKGDFQNLQHLEELSLNNMEQLLMVEPASFQNLPELVKLELCNNPELSYMDPQAFSNVPSLRTLLLHNNQLALVSGSLLSTLSALEEISLHSNPLRCDCLSSWAPHFGNRSHVKLLEPSVTLCSSPPHLIGQELQQVASGGGWSDGRSGDSCLPHISTNILPPVVNVSAGQPVTLECWADAEPAPQFYWVTPTGQKVSAEPQAAAIITEEGRGLSRKRKKPRLSESGALVIEHTDKSDTGVYTCVAWTVEGADTKRVSVFVDSAGVGWSGPGESWWADSSSSDDSLVVQAKVVHSQSVVLEWNWSAGSGPQHLQEAVAASSQWTSAVMHIDNTHISYTTQVPVDVQEYNLTHLLPATEYHVCLTVTSSPVSPAFPLTASPPPAGAVHTSCLNVTTKEAGFSVELVASRRSSVALAAVMGSMFALSIMALLVVYMGRRVKQHKTCGHSLKKYMQHATSIPLNELYPPLITLWESEAEKDKDDKEEEQEAGAQEEAAEGGHIDTSKTYMW from the exons atgggacctGCAGTCCTCCTCACGCTGCTACTCTCCCAGATGGTGTCAGCAGTGAGTGTAGATGTGGGCGGGGCCAGTCAAG gaggcgctgcgCAGTGTCccctccagtgtgtgtgtgagaccagaCCCTGGTACACCCCACAGTCCATCTACCACCAGGCCCGGACAGTGGACTGCAACGAGCTTCACCTGCAGAGGGTCCCAGCCAACTTGTCCGACGACACCCAG GTGCTCTTGCTCCAGAGCAACAACATCTCATCGATCACCACAGAGCTTCAGAGTCTCGTCAACCTGACTGAGCTGGACCTATCCCAGAACCACCTGAAGCGGGTTGGCTCCATGGGCCTGCAGTCTCTGGGCCGCCTGGTCACCCTGTACCTGGAGGAGAACCTGatccaggagctggaggacttcAGTCTGAGGAATTTGTCCAGCCTGGAGGAGCTCTACGTCAACCACAACCAGATCTCCTCCATTGGTGCCGAGGCCTTCTCAGGCCTGAGCAGCCTGCTGAG ACTGCACCTGAACGCCAACAGGCTGGTGGCCATAGACAGCCGCTGGTTCGAGTCCCTGCCATCTCTGGAGATCCTGATGATCGGTGAAAACCCAATCCTGgggctggaggagaagaactTCCTGCCTCTGTCCCGCCTCCACAGCCTGGTTCTGGCTGGGATGGGTCTGGCCTCGGTCCCGGGTGCTGCCTTCCAGGGTCTGGACTACCTGGAGAGCCTGTCGTTCTTCGATAACCACCTCAG GTCGGTCCCCCGCGACGCTCTGAGTGTTCTTCCCAACCTCAAGTTCTTGGACCTGAACAAGAACCCCATCAGCAAAATCCAGAAGGGGGACTTCCAGAACCTCCAGCACCTGGAGGAGCTCAG TCTGAATAacatggagcagctgctgatggTGGAACCAGCCTCTTTCCAGAACCTTCCTGAACTGGTCAAGCTTGAACTCTGCAACAACCCTGAACTGTCGTACATGGACCCGCAGGCCTTCAG CAACGTCCCCTCCCTGCggaccctcctcctccacaacaACCAGCTTGCTCTGGTCTCGGGCAGCCTGCTGTCCACGCTCTCCGCCCTGGAGGAGATCTCTCTGCACTCAAACCCTCTACGCTGCGACTGTCTCTCATCGTGGGCGCCGCACTTTGGGAACAGGTCCCACGTGAAGCTGCTGGAACCGTCTGtcaccctctgctcctccccCCCTCACCTGATTGGTCAGGAGCTTCAGCAGGTGGCGTCTGGTGGGGGTTGGAGCGACGGCAGAAGTGGAGACAGCTGTTTGCCGCACATCAGCACCAACATTCTTCCACCTGTGGTCAATGTTAGCGCTGGACAGCCCGTCACGCTGGAGTGCTGGGCAGACGCTGAGCCCGCGCCACAGTTCTACTGGGTCACACCGACGGGGCAGAAG GTAAGCGCAGAACCTCAGGCTGCTGCCATCATCACAGAGGAGGGGCGTGGGCtcagcaggaagaggaagaaaccTCGCTTGTCCGAGTCGGGAGCGCTTGTCATCGAGCACACGGACAAGTCGGACACAG GTGTGTACACCTGCGTGGCCTGGACTGTGGAGGGCGCCGACACCAAGAGGGTCTCTGTGTTCGTGGACTCCGCCGGGGTGGGTTGGTCTGGCCCAGGGGAGTCCTGGTGGGCTGACTCATCCAGCAGTGACGACTCCCTGGTGGTCCAAGCAAAG GTGGTCCACTCTCAGTCTGTGGTGCTGGAGTGGAACTGGTCTGCTGGCTCAGGACCTCAGCACCTGCAGGAGGCAGTCGCAGCTTCCAGCCAGTGGACCAGTGCAGTGATGCACATAGACAACACGCACATCAGCTACACCACACAG GTTCCAGTTGACGTGCAGGAGTACAACCTGACTCACCTCCTCCCTGCGACCGAGTACCACGTTTGTCTCACCGTCACCTCCTCCCCCGTCTCACCCGCCTTCCCCCTCACTGCCtctcctccccctgctggcGCTGTCCACACCTCCTGCCTCAACGTCACCACCAAGGAGGCGGGCTTTTCGGTGGAGCTGGTGGCATCGCGGCGCAGCAGTGTGGCGCTGGCTGCCGTCATGGGCTCCATGTTCGCACTGTCCATCATGGCTCTGCTGGTGGTTTACATGGGACGCCGCGTCAAACAGCACAAGACGTGCGGCCACTCGCTGAAGAAATACATGCAGCACGCCACGTCCATTCCACTCAACGAGCTGTACCCGCCGCTCATCACGCTGTGGGAGAGCGAGGCGGAGAAGGACAAGGATgacaaggaggaggagcaggaggcagGGGCTCAGGAGGAGGCAGCTGAAGGAGGTCACATTGACACGTCCAAGACCTACATGTGGTGA